A single Pirellulales bacterium DNA region contains:
- the prpB gene encoding methylisocitrate lyase — protein sequence MDESSPGQVLRNAVAEATIQVPGAFNALVGRLIEQAGYDAVYLSGAALSAGTMALPDVGLFTLSELVTQATYLARSVRIPVIVDADTGFGEAMNVERTVCELEAAGVAAIQIEDQRLPKRCGHLSGKALIEPLEMCAKIRAASQSRGSPELVLIARTDARGVTSLDDAIGRAKTYLEAGADWIFPEALRGPEEFERFAREVQAPLVANMTEFGQSPLLSLDDLADLGYAAVLYPVTMMRVAMRAVQAALAVLADEGTQDSLLDLMQTRQELYDLLGYSGYDERDRHYFAGDNE from the coding sequence GTGGACGAATCATCGCCGGGACAAGTTTTACGAAATGCGGTGGCCGAGGCCACCATTCAAGTTCCTGGGGCGTTCAACGCCCTGGTTGGTCGATTGATCGAGCAAGCCGGTTATGACGCGGTTTATCTCTCGGGAGCGGCGCTGTCGGCCGGCACGATGGCGCTGCCCGACGTGGGCCTATTTACGCTCAGCGAATTGGTGACGCAGGCGACCTATCTGGCCCGCAGCGTTCGCATTCCAGTCATTGTCGATGCGGATACCGGCTTTGGCGAGGCGATGAATGTGGAACGAACCGTTTGCGAACTGGAAGCCGCTGGAGTGGCGGCGATTCAAATCGAAGATCAGCGCCTGCCGAAGCGATGCGGGCATCTATCTGGGAAAGCCCTGATCGAACCGCTGGAAATGTGCGCGAAAATCCGCGCGGCAAGCCAATCGCGCGGCAGCCCAGAGTTGGTGCTGATCGCTCGCACCGACGCCCGCGGCGTCACATCGCTCGACGACGCCATCGGGCGCGCGAAGACCTATCTCGAAGCTGGCGCGGATTGGATTTTCCCCGAGGCCCTTCGTGGACCGGAGGAATTCGAGCGGTTTGCCCGCGAAGTGCAGGCGCCGCTGGTCGCAAATATGACCGAGTTCGGTCAAAGTCCACTGCTGTCGCTCGATGACCTGGCCGACTTGGGTTACGCCGCCGTTTTGTATCCCGTGACAATGATGCGCGTCGCCATGCGAGCGGTGCAAGCCGCACTCGCGGTATTAGCCGATGAAGGAACCCAAGACAGCCTGCTCGATTTGATGCAGACGCGACAAGAATTGTATGATTTGTTAGGGTATTCCGGCTACGATGAGCGCGACCGCCACTACTTCGCTGGCGACAACGAGTAG
- a CDS encoding citrate synthase (catalyzes the formation of citrate from acetyl-CoA and oxaloacetate), which translates to MTESIYRPGLEGIVAGETAVSTISGGLLYRGYAVEELAQHASFEEVAYLILFGELPQADQLTSFRDRLRQNASVPEQVIQTLRRIPPQAGMMDVMRTGCSLLAHWDPDQADNSHDANLRKAERLLARLPVVMAARHRLVQGKEPYGPDRRYSLAENILRMLRRRDPSPSAVRSLEVSLILYAEHEFNASTFTARVVASTLSDLYSAVTAAIGALKGSLHGGANERVLEVLQQVGLPENSEPWVRDALARKVRIMGFGHRVYKDGDPRAKFLKPLCRELAKETGHPAMEAIADTIERVVREEKKLPPNLDWPSARLYHYLDLPVELYTPLFVLSRVVGWSAHIIEQLDNNRLIRPLANYTGAPRRSWKPANER; encoded by the coding sequence ATGACTGAATCCATCTATCGCCCAGGACTCGAAGGCATCGTCGCCGGCGAAACCGCGGTCAGCACGATCTCCGGCGGTTTACTCTACCGCGGATATGCCGTCGAAGAATTGGCCCAGCACGCAAGTTTTGAGGAGGTTGCATATTTGATCTTATTCGGCGAACTGCCCCAAGCCGATCAATTGACGTCGTTTCGCGATCGACTACGCCAAAACGCGTCGGTTCCGGAGCAGGTCATCCAAACTCTGCGCCGCATTCCGCCGCAAGCTGGAATGATGGACGTCATGCGCACCGGCTGCAGTTTGCTGGCCCATTGGGATCCCGACCAGGCCGACAACAGCCACGATGCCAATTTGCGCAAGGCTGAACGGTTGCTGGCCCGGTTGCCGGTCGTCATGGCTGCGCGGCATCGGCTGGTGCAAGGCAAGGAACCCTACGGCCCCGATCGGCGATACTCGCTGGCCGAAAACATCTTGCGCATGTTGCGCCGGCGCGATCCAAGCCCCAGCGCTGTTCGGTCACTCGAAGTCTCGCTAATCCTGTACGCCGAACATGAGTTCAACGCCTCGACGTTCACCGCCCGCGTTGTCGCCTCGACTCTGTCCGACCTATATTCGGCCGTTACGGCGGCGATCGGGGCGCTCAAAGGTTCGCTGCACGGAGGCGCGAATGAACGCGTCCTGGAAGTGCTTCAGCAGGTCGGCTTACCCGAAAATTCCGAGCCGTGGGTCCGAGACGCCTTGGCACGAAAAGTGCGGATCATGGGCTTCGGCCACCGCGTTTACAAAGACGGTGACCCGCGGGCGAAGTTCCTCAAACCGCTATGCCGTGAGCTGGCCAAGGAAACGGGACATCCTGCCATGGAGGCGATTGCCGACACGATCGAGCGCGTGGTCCGGGAGGAGAAAAAACTGCCGCCTAATCTGGATTGGCCGAGTGCGCGGTTGTATCACTATCTCGATTTGCCGGTGGAATTGTACACACCGCTATTCGTACTCAGCCGTGTGGTAGGCTGGAGTGCCCACATTATTGAACAATTGGACAACAACCGGTTGATTCGGCCGCTGGCGAACTACACCGGTGCGCCGCGGCGAAGTTGGAAACCGGCGAATGAACGCTAG